One segment of Sander vitreus isolate 19-12246 chromosome 20, sanVit1, whole genome shotgun sequence DNA contains the following:
- the LOC144535764 gene encoding major histocompatibility complex class I-related protein 1-like, translating to MKWIQLLIPCLLMSTITCGFHSLKFLSTGRVQPGDRPLVEQLTVFDGVPISYCDTVTKREQLKPTLESQKLPENCDEASHNILTSLYEISRFINSTAYVVQRRRGCILSANGTVFAFEAWAVDGMDFISFDPESQRWTSQSPSAIPVEQGWNKNTLMNYAYRHFIRVECPQMIQGIKLRPIQQETELRVFAKPIVDTDQALLRCHVTSTDKSVSSVHLIGNGASRASRIIVTGPMPAEDGSVILRLTAEISQNRDDTYGCTVQTGSHNITVFWDGNTLDGRNLLDNSRVFWTILQVILGVFSAVFIIASIHRAIRSLIKCVKKKPSPPSRVDPQLA from the exons ATGAAGTGGATTCAACTTTTGATTCCATGTTTACTGATGTCAACTATTACATGTG gttTCCACTCTCTGAAGTTCTTGTCTACAGGACGTGTGCAGCCTGGAGATCGACCTTTAGTTGAACAACTAACTGTATTTGATGGAGTTCCCATCTCTTACTGTGACACCGTGACTAAAAGAGAACAACTCAAACCTACCCTGGAGTCCCAAAAGTTACCTGAAAACTGTGATGAAGCGAGTCATAATATCTTAACGTCTCTCTACGAGATTTCAAGATTTATAAACAGCACAGCGT ATGTTGTACAGCGGCGGCGAGGCTGCATCCTGTCAGCCAATGGGACGGTGTTTGCTTTTGAAGCCTGGGCAGTAGATGGGATGGACTTCATAAGCTTTGACCCTGAATCTCAGAGATGGACGTCCCAGTCTCCCTCTGCAATACCAGTGGAACAAGGCTGGAACAAGAATACATTAATGAATTATGCCTATAGACACTTCATCAGAGTGGAATGTCCACAGATGATCCAGGGAATTAAATTGAGACCAATACAGCAGGAAACAG AGCTACGTGTATTTGCCAAGCCCATTGTTGACACAGACCAGGCACTGCTGAGGTGTCATGTGACGAGTACTGACAAATCAGTGAGCTCGGTGCATCTGATTGGAAATGGGGCTTCCAGGGCCAGTCGGATCATCGTAACTGGACCGATGCCTGCTGAAGACGGATCTGTGATCCTCCGACTGACAGCTGAGATCTCCCAGAACCGAGATGACACATACGGCTGCACAGTACAAACAGGAAGTCACAACATCACCGTCTTTTGGG ATGGGAATACTCTTGACGGCAGAAACCTTCTTGATAACTCAAGAGTGTTTTGGACAATCCTGCAAGTAATCCTTGGAGTCTTCTCCGCTGTGTTTATAATCGCTAGTATACACCGTGCAATCCGATCTCTGATTAAATGTG TGAAAAAGAAGCCCAGTCCTCCTTCAAGAGTTGATCCACAGCTGGCGTAG
- the LOC144535763 gene encoding major histocompatibility complex class I-related protein 1-like, translating to MKWIQLLIPCLLMSTIMCGSHSLKFLSTGRVQPGDRPGVEQLTVFDGVPIAYCDTVTKREQLKPTLESQKLPENCDEASHNMIASLYEIPRFMNSTVYVVQRRRGCILSANMTVFAFEAWAVDGMDFISFDPESQRWMSQSPSAIPVEQGWNKEIAMNNAYRHFIKEECPQMIQKIQLRPPIQQETELRVFAKPIVDTDQALLRCHVTSTDKSVRSVHLIGNGASRASWIIVTGPMPAEDESVILRLTAEISQNRDDTYGCTVQTGSHNITVFWDGTTLDGSNLLYHMSVFWKMLTVIIGVICIVFAITIVSCATICLLQCVKMKPSPPSRVDPQLAEQFTRIMESVASPDLQNVIFSVTQMREGNRKSYEQWEMSIMLRDQSHYDPDYFANKIDGAQR from the exons ATGAAGTGGATCCAACTTTTGATTCCATGTTTACTGATGTCAACTATTATGTGTG gttCCCACTCTCTGAAGTTCTTGTCTACAGGACGTGTGCAGCCTGGAGATCGACCTGGCGTTGAACAACTAACTGTATTTGATGGAGTTCCCATCGCTTACTGTGACACCGTGACTAAAAGAGAACAACTCAAACCTACCCTGGAGTCCCAAAAGTTACCTGAAAACTGTGACGAAGCGAGTCATAATATGATAGCGTCTCTCTACGAGATTCCAAGATTTATGAACAGCACAGTGT ATGTTGTACAGCGGCGGCGAGGCTGCATCCTGTCAGCCAATATGACGGTGTTTGCTTTTGAAGCCTGGGCAGTAGATGGGATGGACTTCATAAGCTTTGACCCTGAATCTCAGAGATGGATGTCCCAGTCTCCCTCTGCAATACCAGTGGAACAAGGCTGGAACAAAGAGATAGCAATGAATAATGCCTATAGACATTTCATTAAAGAGGAATGTCCACAGATGATCCAGAAAATTCAGTTAAGACCACCAATACAGCAGGAAACTG AGCTACGTGTATTTGCCAAGCCCATTGTTGACACAGACCAGGCACTGCTGAGGTGTCATGTGACGAGTACTGACAAATCAGTGAGGTCGGTGCATCTGATTGGAAATGGGGCTTCCAGGGCCAGTTGGATCATCGTAACTGGACCGATGCCTGCTGAAGACGAATCTGTGATCCTCCGACTGACAGCTGAGATCTCCCAGAACCGAGATGACACATACGGCTGCACAGTACAAACAGGAAGTCACAACATCACCGTCTTTTGGG ATGGGACTACTCTTGACGGCAGTAACCTTCTTTACCACATGAGtgtcttttggaaaatgctgaCAGTAATCATTGGAGTCATCTGCATTGTGTTTGCAATCACTATTGTATCCTGTGCAACAATATGTCTGCTTCAATGTG TGAAAATGAAGCCCAGTCCTCCTTCAAGAGTTGATCCACAGCTGGCGGAGCAGTTTACCAGGATCATGGAGAGTGTTGCTTCTCCAGATCTGCAGAATGTTATTTTTTCAGTCACAcaaatgagagagggaaacagaaAGTCCTACGAGCAGTGGGAGATGAGCATTATGCTAAGGGATCAAAGTCACTATGACCCGGATTACTTTGCTAATAAAATTGATGGAGCACAGCGATAG
- the LOC144535086 gene encoding major histocompatibility complex class I-related protein 1-like, with protein sequence MNSTAYVVQRRRGCILSANGTVFAFEAWAVDGMDFISFDPESQRWTSQSPSAIPVEQGWNKNTLMNYAYRHFIRVECPQMIQGIKLRPIQQETELRVFAKPIVDTDQALLRCHVMSTDKSVSSVHLIGNGASRASWIIITGPMPAEDGSVILRLTAEISQNRDDTYGCTVQTGSHNTTVFWDGTTLDGRTLLYHSSVLWKMLTVIKVICIVFIITIISCATICLLKCGKTYFFLYQSTELMYK encoded by the exons ATGAACAGCACAGCGT ATGTTGTACAGCGGCGGCGAGGCTGCATCCTGTCAGCCAATGGGACGGTGTTTGCTTTTGAAGCCTGGGCAGTAGATGGGATGGACTTCATAAGCTTTGACCCTGAATCTCAGAGATGGACGTCCCAGTCTCCCTCTGCAATACCAGTGGAACAAGGCTGGAACAAGAATACATTAATGAATTATGCCTATAGACACTTCATCAGAGTGGAATGTCCACAGATGATCCAGGGAATTAAATTGAGACCAATACAGCAGGAAACAG AGCTACGTGTATTTGCCAAGCCCATTGTTGACACAGACCAGGCACTGCTGAGGTGTCATGTGATGAGTACTGACAAATCAGTGAGCTCGGTGCATCTGATTGGAAATGGGGCTTCCAGGGCCAGTTGGATCATCATAACTGGACCGATGCCTGCTGAAGACGGATCTGTGATCCTCCGACTGACAGCTGAGATCTCCCAGAACCGAGATGACACATACGGCTGCACAGTACAAACAGGAAGTCACAACACCACTGTCTTTTGGG atGGGACTACTCTTGACGGCAGAACCCTTCTTTACCACTCGAGTGTCCTTTGGAAAATGCTGACAGTAATCAAAGTCATCTGCATTGTGTTTATAATCACTATTATATCCTGTGCAACAATATGTCTGCTTAAATGTGGTAAGACTTATTTTTTCCTTTATCAATCCACTGAGCTGATGTATAAGTAA